A genomic window from Glycine max cultivar Williams 82 chromosome 17, Glycine_max_v4.0, whole genome shotgun sequence includes:
- the LOC100795963 gene encoding uncharacterized protein codes for MKFKKGNKVEVLSKVEVPCGSWLCAEIICSNGHHYTVKYDGYESDAGEAIVERVSRKDLRPCPPALELTDNWSPGDVVEIFQNFSWKMATVLKILGKNHILVRLLGSSLEFQVSKFDIRVRQSWQDDKWIIVGKGSSSCENRKRSSTQLQKTSTKTKLSGSAYYRPEKKKLSILESELIYFKTLKRGSNSQVEAYAEPPPKFRALENEGRCHRARVRNPPTPLKQVQGVSFPRDVIAEECIPASVNNRKTGISNMIDMERRKETGTVGCSFGENRESNHADSITCSVGSCSITSRNSCKLQFPVSAGPFDDVDSSFSDAESVCQRSDEEGDCSPPTQEELAAEIHRLELHAYRCTIEALHASGPLSWEQEALMTNLRLSLHISNDEHLMELRNLISSENSIPLR; via the exons ATGAAATTCAAGAAAGGGAATAAGGTGGAAGTGTTAAGCAAAGTTGAGGTGCCTTGTGGCTCCTGGCTATGTGCAGAGATCATTTGCAGTAATGGCCACCACTATACTGTGAAATATGATGGATATGAAAGTGACGCTGGTGAGGCAATTGTTGAGCGGGTGTCCAGGAAAGACTTAAGGCCATGTCCACCTGCACTTGAACTCACAGATAATTGGAGTCCAGGTGATGTGGTAGAGATCTTCCAGAACTTCTCATGGAAGATGGCTACAGTTTTGAAGATATTGGGGAAAAACCACATTTTGGTCAGGCTACTTGGATCTTCTTTGGAATTTCAAGTGAGCAAATTTGACATTCGGGTGAGACAGTCTTGGCAAGATGACAAGTGGATTATAGTTGGAAAG GGTTCTTCCAGCTGTGAGAACAGAAAACGTTCTAGCACCCAACTTCAGAAGACATCTACAAAGACAAAACTATCAGGTTCTGCTTACTATCGTCctgaaaagaaaaaactgaGTATTCTGGAATCAgaactcatttattttaaaacattgaaacGAGGAAGCAATTCACAAGTTGAGGCATATGCTGAGCCTCCCCCAAAGTTTAGAGCACTTGAAAATGAAGGCAGATGTCACAGAGCAAGAGTTAGAAATCCACCCACACCACTCAAACAGGTACAGGGTGTCAGTTTTCCAAGAGATGTGATTGCTGAAGAATGTATACCTGCTTCTGTAAACAACAGAAAAACTGGGATTTCTAATATGATTGACATGGAGAGGAGGAAAGAGACTGGCACTGTGGGTTGTTCATTTGGAGAAAACAGAGAATCAAATCATGCTGATAGTATTACATGCTCAGTTGGTAGTTGTAGTATCACTAGCAGGAATTCCTGTAAACTGCAATTTCCTGTATCTGCAGGTCCTTTTGATGATGTAGACAGTTCATTTAGTGATGCTGAGTCTGTCTGCCAGAGGAGTGATGAGGAAGGGGATTGTTCCCCTCCTACACAAGAGGAATTGGCAGCAGAAATTCATAGGTTAGAGTTGCATGCCTATCGTTGTACAATTGAGGCATTGCATGCATCAGGCCCCTTAAGTTGGGAACAGGAAGCATTAATGACAAACCTCCGTCTTTCGCTCCACATATCAAACGATGAACACTTAATGGAGctaagaaatttgatttcttctgAAAACAGCATTCCTTTAAGATGA